The following coding sequences are from one Bradyrhizobium sp. 200 window:
- a CDS encoding heparinase II/III family protein has translation MSRSARTVIARATGATVAVSRLWPGRADRLIIAPHDLRTADATRAAEIYAGRFVFAGKIVTCHGRSIFDLEPPSEDWEVALLGFGWLRHLRAADTALTRANARSLVDDWISNPARKRPLERRPDVLARRVISLLSQAPLVLGDTDGKFYRKYLRGLTREIRYLRYAMLDIADGVPRLQVLIALCYASLCLANQARHIRSATRRLSDELQRQIMPDGGHISRNPGALVELLSDLLPLRQTFAARNIAPPPALLNAIDRMMPMLRFFRHGDGSFALFNGMSNAPSDLVATLLAYDDTHGVPMANMPHTGFQRLDAGTTIVIMDTGPPPPPNVSQEAHAGCLSFELSSGPSRIVVNCGMPSTGRDNWRTFARSTAAHSTLTYHDTSSCQFVELSAMKKLLQGAPVVSGPANVESYREVVADGDLLTTSHDGYLAKFGVVHRRVLMISHDGARLDGEDTVSPAPGARIKGADTDFALRFHLHPAVKASRLSDARGVMLVLPNRDVWTFESLDDKVDLEDSVFLAGNDGPRRTAQIVIRQDSRQASSIRWSFMRSTTSAAATTARRDARREPELPL, from the coding sequence ATGAGCCGCTCGGCGCGGACCGTGATCGCGCGTGCGACCGGCGCAACGGTGGCGGTGTCGCGGCTGTGGCCCGGCCGCGCCGACCGGCTGATCATCGCGCCGCACGACCTGCGCACCGCGGACGCCACCCGCGCCGCCGAGATCTACGCCGGCCGCTTCGTGTTCGCGGGCAAGATCGTGACCTGCCATGGCCGCTCGATCTTCGATCTCGAACCGCCGTCGGAAGATTGGGAAGTCGCCCTGCTCGGCTTTGGCTGGCTGCGGCACCTGCGCGCCGCCGACACCGCGCTGACCCGCGCCAACGCCCGCTCGCTGGTCGACGACTGGATCTCGAATCCGGCGCGCAAGCGGCCGCTCGAACGCCGCCCCGACGTGCTCGCGCGCCGCGTGATCTCGCTGTTGTCGCAGGCCCCGCTGGTGCTCGGCGACACCGACGGGAAATTCTATCGCAAATATCTGCGCGGGCTGACCCGCGAGATTCGCTATTTGCGCTACGCGATGCTCGATATCGCCGACGGCGTGCCGCGGCTGCAGGTTCTGATCGCGCTTTGCTACGCCTCGCTGTGCCTTGCCAACCAGGCGCGTCACATCCGCTCCGCGACACGGCGGCTCTCCGACGAATTGCAGCGGCAGATCATGCCCGATGGCGGGCACATCTCGCGCAATCCCGGCGCGCTGGTCGAACTGCTAAGCGATCTCTTGCCGCTGCGGCAGACATTTGCCGCCCGCAACATCGCGCCGCCGCCGGCGCTCTTGAATGCGATCGACCGCATGATGCCGATGCTGCGTTTCTTCCGTCACGGCGACGGCAGCTTTGCGCTGTTCAACGGCATGAGCAACGCACCTTCGGACCTGGTGGCGACGCTGCTCGCCTATGACGACACCCACGGCGTGCCGATGGCGAACATGCCGCATACCGGCTTCCAGCGCCTCGATGCCGGCACGACGATCGTCATCATGGACACCGGGCCGCCGCCGCCGCCGAATGTCAGCCAGGAAGCGCACGCCGGCTGCCTGTCGTTTGAATTGTCGTCCGGGCCGAGCCGAATCGTCGTCAATTGCGGCATGCCGTCGACCGGCCGCGACAATTGGCGGACCTTTGCGCGCAGCACCGCGGCGCATTCGACGCTGACCTATCACGACACGTCCTCGTGCCAGTTCGTCGAACTGTCGGCGATGAAGAAGCTATTGCAGGGCGCTCCCGTCGTCAGCGGCCCGGCCAATGTGGAAAGCTACCGCGAGGTGGTGGCGGACGGCGATCTGCTGACCACGTCGCATGACGGGTATCTTGCAAAATTCGGCGTCGTGCATCGCCGGGTACTGATGATCTCCCATGACGGCGCGCGCCTCGACGGCGAGGACACCGTGTCTCCGGCGCCGGGGGCGCGCATCAAGGGCGCCGATACCGATTTTGCCCTGCGGTTTCACCTGCATCCCGCGGTGAAGGCGAGCCGCCTCAGCGACGCACGCGGCGTCATGCTGGTCTTGCCCAACCGCGACGTCTGGACCTTCGAGTCGCTCGACGACAAGGTCGACCTCGAGGACAGCGTGTTTCTGGCCGGCAATGACGGCCCCCGCCGCACCGCCCAGATCGTGATCCGGCAGGATTCCCGGCAGGCCTCCTCGATCCGCTGGAGTTTCATGCGCTCGACGACGTCAGCGGCCGCGACGACCGCCCGGCGCGACGCAAGGCGCGAGCCGGAATTGCCGCTGTAG